From a single Cyclobacterium marinum DSM 745 genomic region:
- a CDS encoding OsmC family protein has product MKRKATAIWKGTGLEGSGTLSSPSGFFDKSPYSFKTRFENEDGSKGTNPEEMIAAAHAGCFNMALSFQIAGKDLEAEELNTTATVSIEKGDAGFAITGIVLNLTGKVPGMNEEQFIELANVAKEGCPISKALSSVPITLNITFNE; this is encoded by the coding sequence ATGAAAAGAAAAGCAACAGCAATATGGAAAGGTACCGGATTGGAAGGAAGTGGAACCCTGTCCTCTCCAAGCGGTTTTTTTGACAAGTCCCCTTATAGCTTTAAAACCAGATTTGAAAATGAAGATGGTTCCAAAGGCACCAATCCTGAAGAAATGATTGCAGCTGCTCATGCAGGGTGTTTTAATATGGCCCTTAGCTTTCAGATTGCCGGTAAAGACTTAGAAGCGGAAGAACTAAACACTACTGCTACAGTAAGTATTGAAAAGGGGGATGCTGGATTTGCCATTACCGGGATAGTATTAAACCTTACTGGGAAAGTTCCCGGAATGAATGAAGAACAATTTATTGAATTGGCCAACGTGGCAAAGGAAGGCTGTCCTATCAGCAAGGCACTTAGCTCAGTGCCAATTACATTGAATATTACCTTTAATGAATAG
- a CDS encoding CPBP family intramembrane glutamic endopeptidase, with the protein MSKRMLILGWVTLLGFGFLGLSMVYFFQTTTLLELLKGKWPLGQQLLAGTLTGVFGAVVAIILINATFFKNERQKYHKILNHWSWNDLGIVFISICAGVGEELLFRAGLQPFLGLWITSILFVAIHGYLNPLNWKISVYGIIMIGFIAALGYLFKTAGIIAAITAHSVFDAILLFQLVEKKSLNSV; encoded by the coding sequence ATGAGTAAAAGAATGCTAATTCTGGGTTGGGTGACTCTCTTAGGTTTTGGATTCCTAGGGCTTTCAATGGTTTATTTTTTTCAAACTACCACTTTGTTAGAGCTACTAAAAGGGAAATGGCCATTAGGTCAACAGCTATTGGCAGGCACCCTGACGGGTGTGTTTGGAGCGGTCGTAGCCATAATTTTGATCAATGCCACATTTTTTAAAAATGAAAGACAAAAATACCATAAAATCCTAAATCATTGGTCTTGGAATGATTTAGGGATTGTTTTTATATCCATATGTGCAGGTGTTGGAGAGGAATTGTTGTTTAGGGCAGGGTTGCAACCATTTTTGGGATTGTGGATCACCTCTATCCTTTTTGTTGCCATCCATGGTTATTTAAACCCTTTGAATTGGAAAATTAGCGTATATGGAATTATTATGATTGGCTTTATTGCAGCCTTAGGATATTTATTCAAAACAGCCGGAATTATAGCTGCCATTACGGCGCATTCTGTTTTTGATGCCATTTTGCTTTTTCAATTAGTTGAAAAAAAATCATTAAATAGTGTATAG